TGCATATtgactctttttgttttttttttttgtcaaacatgtCAGTATAAAGTTAAAAACTAATCCCATAATGTAaataagagaaagaaaatatCTAGAAGCTGATACCGCTGATTCTTAAGTAACCCGTTTTCTTTGGATACTAAAGAATTACGTATCTGACACACACCTATAAAGAACGTGGAATCattatgttctatacataacATAATCTGGAGTTTCACCAAACAACGACATTACTCAAACATCACCTTATAAGAGTTAGAGGGAGAGAGAGTTGTTCGGTTTTACCTTCATGAATTCACAAATTTCGCTCGATTTACAGGACAACACGCCAACAACATATGAAACCAGTGACACACATGTGGATACCGGAAAGAAGCTTCGTAAAATGAGACTTAGACTGCTTCTTCCGGTTTTCGACTTGTCATCAGCCACAACTTCACATGTAAATCACCAACCCAATCCAAATCAGCGAACGATAGAAACGTACGCGGAAACAAAAAACTTTTAGAAGGATGAAATGCAAAACGCTAACCTGCGGTCGTAAACTTCACCAAGCCTTCAATTGTGAATTTATGTTggtatgaaaaaataaaaaaaaatttgagcaACTGTAAATTCTATGTGCACGGGAAGaacgaaaaagaaaagtttaCTTACTGATTTCCATTAATAAGAATCTAGGATGATGATGAAAGCTTCTTTTGTTAGGGACTGAAACTCTCGGCCATGAAAACCCATAAGCTACCCGCCTGGAAAGGAGATAAGGAGCATTAAATGACGAATTGTAATTCATCTTGTAACGAATAGGGGAGATGAACCAAGAAACGTCAGGAACAGAGATTGAACCTTCATTGTTTCCCATTCTGTGCTTGAGAAAACGAATGGCCCTAATCTAAGGTCGACAAAGGAGAACGCCGTGACCTTGTCTGTCGATTTTTTCAAGCCCAAACGTTTAAGCCCTTTAACATAAAACAATAGTGAAGCTCATTAGAAAGATAGACACGTGTCAAGCTCTCATATCTCTATTTTATGACGTGGCTGTAGGAGGGTTGAGAGAATCTCTcctttatataattagattagattagatatatatatatataatgaagaaaaataaatattcaaagtCAAGTAAATCTATAACATATATTTCATTTCCTTAAAATAAAGTATAgtcaaataatttctttttaacaCAGAAAAGTATAATCAAATATTTCTCCTcaattatgtatatatgtatagttTTTCTCTCTTCTAATAATATGACACattaatatcatatatttttttttaataatttgaataAACAGATATatcccaatatataaaaaaagattgGGAATGAGCTCTCATTCTATGAGTCTATCTACCTTATGAAATATAACCAGCCAATGGAGAGTTCAGAGATCAACAAGATGATAGGTCAATAAAAAGTTAGAGCCCAAAAACTGCTTCGTACACGACTTTTTATGCTGAATTGGGCTCTTTAcaatatctttttcttttatcttcAAAGTTGGCCCATTTTTAATCCATTTACACACCTTCGTTATCTTCTCCCAGCTTCACCTTCATCGTCGTTATTCACATCAATTTCATTTTCATTCGTCAATGCCTCCCTCCCACTATCAACACTCATAAATTCCATTAATATTACTCCATCAAGAGACATGCAACAGTTTCGATCAAAACGAACTATTTCCACGCCTATATAGTAACAATTGCGCAATCTTTTAACCTCTTCCTAATTATACATATTATAAGTATTAAAACCATTTTTTCCTCAATCCGAAAAAATCAAAACTCGTATCTCCATAATGTATTATGTATGAACTAAAATCCACACAATCccatttagataggtttactactcaaaaatttgaaacataaccaataACTAACCTAATTGAATTGATATAatctctccttttttttaatttaccaaATCTTGATCCGGAAGTTGCGTCAGATTTGTATTTGGATCTCAGGTTGGGTCAGATTTTAAATCCGATCCAAAACATACTAATTTGGTACCGGTTTATGTTCAAACCACCAAAAGTAAGCTAAACCTTTATTTATGGGAATACGAGTTTCAATTTTTTCTGATTCAAGAGAAATAAGagaaataagttttaataattcgtgaatttttaatacttttaataTGTAGAATTAGGACTAAGTTAAAAGATGATGTGTAATTGTTGTTATACGATATTTCTAGTGCGTAGACGAGCATTTTGCCTTAGAATCTAAATAAAAGTTTATTGGGTTAAAAAGTAAACCATGTATGGGCCCATATAggataaaatttaataatattattaaattattttttccaacattCCCGTTAACCCAAAAAAggagagggggagagaggaAGGTCAAGCGACGAGAAAGACGaaccaagaagaagaatatgTATACGAAATACGTACACTCCTGATTCTCTTCCACCCCACGAAAATACCTCCGATCGCGAACCTAAACCGTTTGACCCAAAAACGGTGTATTTGCTGGTGATGTTTGTTGGAATCATACAATAAAGAATCTAAAGATAAAGattagattcttgaggtttaggaAAAATCTTCGTAGAATCAAATGAGAAAAATAACATCCAAgagattttattaatcaaagaTTGCATTACAAGAATGATTTCTAGTGTAAAGTGAATCAaatcaatacaatactaaaagggggataATCTCAACTCTCAGCTATGCAACGTCATCAGAAATAATTGGCCAATCACAACATTTCATTCTCAGTTTGGGCTTCAATTTTTAATGTATGGGCTTGGAATTAGTTTTGATTTCGATTGAGCCTTTCACGTCTACGTAAACCTACGTCTACGGAGACCAAGTCGCGTATCTCTCTGcctcttccccatttctcttcgtcttcttccttgaAACCTCAGCGTTTCAGTTCTGATCATCCCCTTCTTCACTTTCAGATTCTTCCCAATCAATTTCgcaatcaatttttttcttaaaagtttcGTTTCATCTTCCCCCTTTCCTCCTtctttatataatgttttttttccgATTACAAATCAAAACCGTATATTTACTCGAAACTCGATCGATGGCGATGAAACCACATGGGAAGTCGATTGTCTTCTCCGATTACGACGACAAAGTCGTGTTCTTCAAAGATCTCTCCCTGGGTCACCACGAAGCTCAGTTGCGGTTTTGGCTCATCCATTTCTGGGAGGCTTGGAACCCAGTTAAGAAGACGCTCAACGGCATGGAGATGCTACTCATCGACGAAAAGGTAGAAGACGCTCATCGGCATGGAGATGCTACTCATCGACGAAAAGGTACAGTAATGAATCGTTTGTTATCCTTTCAAAAGAATTATATCATTATCGTTCTtcacttaattattatttttccttaTGGTTGTTATCCTTTGAAAAGAAGTTATCGTTcttaacttattattttttttatggttttattCGCAGGGATTAGTAATATGTTAGTTACTAAGATGCCGAAAGCGAATTCTTAATCATTCTCTTTTACAGTTACCGTCTATTTCAAAGGCTATGGCGGAAGTGACAGAAACCGTGGATCAGATGCGGAGGAATAGGTGGTTGCCAGGGAGAAGCGACTACTATATGTGTGGTGAGCCAGGTTACATGGTCAGAGACTGTTTGGAGGACACGGAGGCGGTGGTGGCTACGGTTGATGGACAGGAGGAGGTGGTGGCCACGAGGTGGAGTCAGGTACGAAGGTGGTCAGTATCAACAAAAATTTGAAGGTACTCTCAGTAATATTGCAAATTATGATTGGTCAAGACCAACTGAATTAGACATTGTTCTCTCTTTAGCCAGTTTCAGATCGGATCATACGTATATGATAGATCTTTTGCATTCGATTTAGCATTTTCTTGAACTGTGACTACCATTTCTTTCATTAAGATATCTTCACCTCAGATACAAACTATATCTTTGGTTTGTTCTGTGATAACCTCAGGGTCCTCTATACGATAAGCACTTGAAGCTACAAAGGTTCTTGCTGATGATTATCAATGCAATGGCACTGCTTTTTATCTTTGGGTAATtagttttcttcttctgctcttTATCCGTACATTCTCTTGATATCTAAGCAAGTCACCTACCTTGCTTTTTGTTCTCTGATTCAGGCAGTTATGTCACAACATTAACACCAGCCCCACTACTCTCCCCACTCTCCCTCAATTAAACATGATAATTATCATGAAAGCTAACCTTTTGGAGCTGTATATACTATAAATATGTTTCATCTCTGCGATGAAAATTCCAAACAgctaaaaaaatctaaaactccGCTATTTACAAGTGATGGATCGTTTGTGTCTATTAGCTTTTGTTTGGATGTTTACCTGATTTTAGGTGATGCAAGTGATGGATGATACCCTTTACCAGGTTCTAGAGTTGCGTCAACACCTGCTAAACCAAAAAGGCAAGAACTCTAGACTCCACTGGGGAGCTCACTAGCCACCACGGCTAGGAAACATACTAATATAAAAACCAGctatcataaaaaaaacaagttcaGTTCCATCGGATACAAATCAAACCTAAGAAAAACTTGACAtgttttggtctttttcttCAGATTTGAAGCTGCAGGAAGAATAAGGATATGGAAGAGGAGATAAACAAGAGAATAATGGGTGGGGAGGCTTTGACAGTAGAGGATGGTAATAAATCATGTTGGCATCTTTCAGTATTTATAATAACAGCAGACGTGATTCAAGCAACTCTtgagatatttataaaatgtgaAATGGATGGGTATGTATCAAAACCCTTTGCAGCAGAGCAGCTATACCGAGAACtttctatctttttcaatgaCTTCAGATACAAAATCATAAGGGCTTGAAGAAGAAGGCTGAAGGAACACAAAACTCGTGTCTCCTTTGCATCTTGAATTAGTAGTAagcctatatatatgtatcttcCCATCTAAACTAATCATACTTTCTCGATTGCCAGTAATGTCTCTGAACTTTCTTTaggaaagtaaaaaaaacagATTGATAGTTGCAAAAGAGTGTATATAGGAAGGCATGTGTGACAATATTGTGGCCAGGCCAAGAAGTTAGAGTAGTAGCAGGAATCGATGTATATATTTTGGGTTGCTTTGTGtacctatatattattttggctGACTCTCGCTATGTTCTGTTAGCAGCatacctatatatatgatttatggTTAATGTCACTGAGAAGCAAAAATAAATGGGGGAGAAAACTTTTCTGTGACAATATTGGATTGAAAAAGGTCCATTGATTGTGTAAGTTCATAGACTAATGAACTTTGCTCTTATCAAATAGCAGCCACTACTAGAGAATTATCCCCAAACCTTcatgtatttatttaattatccaTGCGCacacatataacaaaaaaaaaccaattttacatatattttttcctAAATCTACACATcagtattttttaatataacacaTCTTCCCATGAAAATCATTAATAAGTTGGAAGGTAATATTTGGAGCTAAAATACGAAGACTATATATATCTTATGCAATATGATAaaacgaaatataaaaaaactcaaagaaaaaaagatattacatttgaaaaaataaaataaattacatttttcaaataaagTATTATTCTTTGTACTGAAATGcaaaattaaaacatcataCAATTATTTcaaacatttaattttaatatctattaaatcaCTTTGCTCTTCGCAACAAAATAATGACGATGGATAAAAATAACAgtctatatacaaaaatatttctcaaaccaataaaattattaaattttattgcaaGCAATAAAAATATAGccagagaaaaataaaataaattgaaaaagtACATCTAAAGCATTAATAAGacttataaaaacaatatttcagtGTTtacctattttaaaaatataaatcaacgaCATATAATTTCTAAGTTATATCCACGGAAATACATCCAATAACAAAAATTCTACGATAAACGTATCTAAGAAATATTcgatggatgatgatgatgtagtATTTGTTATCATATGCTTACTATAGTTATTCAAGAACTACAATTGTATTAATCATCAAATGTCATGCAAACATCTGTAATGCGTGTAAGCTTACAAAATTAcagtatatatttatgtttaagactaTTAAGTATTATAGACTCAGTGTAATAGTATTAGTTATGAACTATTATCTTACAAAATTAAGtatacatataatttaaatatactataatttttttaaagttataagaaaattgtaaaaactaataaatataaaataatatgaatttgAATTATCATGTGCGATACTTTATAGTTTTTGTTCAGGAAATTGGAGAAAAATAGTACCCGCTTCAACatcgaaaacaaaaaattattacaaaacatACTATAATAGACATTGTCATCGtcagaagttaaaaaaaacattaacatatagAAAGACAGTTTTAAACACATCAGTTTGTTAAAAAGTAATTCATCAAATCAATAGCCAAATTATCCTTTCTAGACCTTTACAGTTTCTGATCAAATAtcatgtaattttaaaaaaaaaacaattaacaaGATTAACAAACTCAAAACATATAATATCAGCGTTTGCACTCTAATAATATGAACTTCattttataagttatattttgtAACAATCGATATATGCATTATctatattcaaaaaatatagtagattaaattaaattaaaatttatataagaaaactcgggcgtagcccgggaaaaTCACTAGTAATGTATAAAATCCTTATAAGATGTGTTATAGGTAGAACtggaaattttagtttttacccgCGGGTCCCGTTccgcaaaaaaattcaaaaaataatatattttttcataaaaaatatataaaatactataaagtcagaaaataatatataatttaattattttattagaaaattaagtattatataattaaaatataattaaaataattattttattaaaatttatattacccAGGGGTCCCGCGGGTTATCCGCAAACTTgggcggggcgggtgcgggtatGTGTATCTTTCTTTGTGGGTCATGCGGGTCGAAGTTTTGAGTGAAAAAATGAATCGACCCGCGGGTTGGCGGGGCGGGTTGACCCGCGAACCCAGCTCTAGTTATAGGTCTAAATGGAAAAGAGAGGATCCTTTGTAATAAGAAGGTagctccttatttatagaagaaaGATATCTAGGGTTTCCTAACAAAGTAGGTCTAATTCATTGTCTTAATGGGCCTTGAGggaggatgtaaatccacccccaacagtaagccccccccccccaagTTCGTAGAGAGGGATGAAACCGATCTCTGCGAATTTTACGAATAGGGTTTATGAGACAATGAACTAGGCACATACTCATGTCGCAGACGATTTTCATGAACGGGTCGTCATGGTTAGGTTGCCATAGATGAAGTGTCATAGAAGGACCGTCTCGGGCGAGCTGTCATCGACATACTTCTGATTCCGATCAGACTTCTTACTCCGGGATGGTTGCGCGAACGATCTGTGAGGACAGTGTTCTGAACCACCGGAGCAAGTTGTCATGGATGAAGCGTCGATCGACAAACTGCCAAAGACAAGTCACCATAGACATCATCATGAACGTACCGCCATGAGCGAACCACCACAATCAAATCGCCACGGGTGGACGTGTCTTCGCGGTGTCACGTCATGCTCGAGACTTGCAAGCAATCCGAGTAACTGCGAGAGAGCTATCCATGACGAGTAACCGCAAGAGAGCGATCCGTGTCGAGTAACCGCAAGAGAGTGATCCGTGCCGAGTAACTGCAAGAGAGCGAGTCGAGTGACTGCGAGAGATCGATCCGAGTGACTGCGAGAGATTGATCCAAGCGACTGCGAGAGAACGATCTGCGCCGAGTAACTGCGAGAGAGTTATCCGTGACGGGTAACCACAAGAGAGCGATCAGTGTCGAGTAACTGCAAGagagcgagtcgagtgaccgcgagAGATCGATCCGAGTGACTGTGAGAGAACGATCTGCGCCGAGTAACTGTGAGAGAGCTATCCATGACGAGTAACCACAAGagagcgagtcgagtgaccgcgagAGATCGATCTGAGCGATTGCGAGAGAAAGATCTAGGCCGAATAACTGCGAGAGAGCTGTCCGAGTGAATGCGAGAAAGCGATCAACGCCGAGTAACGAGTAaccgcgagagagagagagatctgaatTCTCC
The window above is part of the Brassica napus cultivar Da-Ae chromosome C3, Da-Ae, whole genome shotgun sequence genome. Proteins encoded here:
- the LOC106437500 gene encoding uncharacterized protein LOC106437500 isoform X1, whose amino-acid sequence is MNYNSSFNAPYLLSRRVAYGFSWPRVSVPNKRSFHHHPRFLLMEISLVKFTTAVVADDKSKTGRSSLSLILRSFFPVSTCVSLVSYVVGVLSCKSSEICEFMKKPSPKQNRWFFLLSMTYTL
- the LOC106437500 gene encoding uncharacterized protein LOC106437500 isoform X2, whose protein sequence is MNYNSSFNAPYLLSRRVAYGFSWPRVSVPNKRSFHHHPRFLLMEISLVKFTTAVVADDKSKTGRSSLSLILRSFFPVSTCVSLVSYVVGVLSCKSSEICEFMKVFKKLTKGSYIWSKGM
- the LOC106437500 gene encoding uncharacterized protein LOC106437500 isoform X3 codes for the protein MNYNSSFNAPYLLSRRVAYGFSWPRVSVPNKRSFHHHPRFLLMEISLVKFTTAVVADDKSKTGRSSLSLILRSFFPVSTCVSLVSYVVGVLSCKSSEICEFMK